Below is a genomic region from Petrotoga sp. 9PW.55.5.1.
TTAATTCTTTCATAGCTTTATCTGAAAGATCTAAAATTACAATTTTAGCTCCAGCTTCCCCCAAAGATCTTGCCATTTGAGAACATAAAACACCAGCACCTCCTGTTATTGCTATTATCTTACCATTTATATTGAAAAAATCGTTAACCCTGCTCAAATTCTTCATCTCCTTTGTTTGAGATTTTTTTTAATTTTTCATTATTTATATTATATTATATAATTAATTCATTCTAAAATGAAATTAATTATTTCTACTATAATCACCTTTAATTTCTGATAAACGCTTCAGACTCTTTCTAATTAGTCATATTCAAAAAAATAATTTATTTTTTTATTGTGTTTTTTAAAACACCTATTTTTTCTATTTTAACTTCCACGGTATCTTCAACTTCCATTGGGCCAACACCTGAAGGGGTTCCAGTGGCTATAACATCTCCTGGTAATAAAGTCATTATCTTTGAAATGAAACTCACTAACTTCTCAACAGAGAATATGAGTTGGCTTGTGTTAGAATTTTGCTTTAATTCACCGTTCAAAAAAAGTTGTATATCAAGATTATTTGGATCTATATCTGTAGCAATTACTGGTCCAATAGGAGCAAATGTATCAAAAGATTTAGCGCGAGTCCATTGTCCATCTTTATTTTGAAGGTCTCTTGCAGTAACATCATTGAAACAGGTGTAACCTAATATGTGCTCTTTTACTTGGTTTTCTTCCAAATCTTTTATTTTATCTTTAATAACAACCCCTAATTCAGCTTCATAATCTACCCTTTTACTCATTTGTGGATAAATAATTTCATCGTTTGGGCCAATAACGGCATTAGACGGCTTAATGAAAAGAACAGGTTCTTCGGGGATTCTATCTTTCATCTCTTGGGCATGATCACGGTAGTTAAGCCCTACACATACTATTTTACTTGGTTCACATGGGGGTAATAACTTTGCTTCTGAAAAGTCTATAAATTTATCCGCAATTTTAAAGCTTCCGAATACATTTCCTTCGACAATTTTAATTTTGTTTTTTTCTAGAATACCGTAATTTATTTGATCTGTATGTTTAAATCTAACTATCTTCATTTTGTGACCTCCAATTTTAATTATTTATCGAATCTACGTGTTCACATCCAAAAGTTAAATTAATAAATATGAACTCAATTTATTGCAGATAGCAAATATTATAATAATATATATTGAGTTTGTCAATTTTTTGGATATAAAAAATGGTATAATAATCAAGGAAATTTTCAAGGGAGGGATAAAAGTGAAAAACGATTTTTTGGGAAGAAGTCTATCGGTCATAAACGATCTGACTGTTGATGAGCAAATCTTTTTATACAAACAAGCTCAAAGGTTAAAAGAAAAATGGAAAAACAAAGAAGATCTTTCAAAGTTTCAAATAAAAACCGATACGGGCATTTATATCGTTTTTCTAGAACCCAGTACACGTACCAAAGAATCTTTCGTAAATGCTGCTAAGTTCCATAAAAACGCTAAAATTAATATCTTCGAATCGGAACATTCATCTTTCAATAAAAAAGAAAGTTACGTAGACACATTCAATATGCTAACAGGATATTCAGATTATTCGATATTTATTATCAGATCAAAATTAGAAGGCACTTGTAAATTACTAGACGAAAAGGTCTCTGATTTTGCTTCAAGGCATAACCTTCCTTCTCCTTCTTTCATAAATGCGGGCGATGGTAAACACGAACATCCTACCCAAGAAATTCTTGATGAATTTACATTTTTAGAACAGATGAACTTTAATAACGATTACATTCATATTGCACTTATAGGCGATCTTTTACACGGCAGAACTGTTCATTCTAAAGTTGATGGTTTGAGGATATTTAAAAACGTTGAAGTGGATCTTGTGGCTCCCAATGAGTTGCAAATGCCTACTCATTACATAAGTAAAATGAAGCAAAAAGGATACAACGTTAGAATCTTTAATTCAATAGAGGAGTATTTAAAGCAGAATA
It encodes:
- a CDS encoding fumarylacetoacetate hydrolase family protein; protein product: MKIVRFKHTDQINYGILEKNKIKIVEGNVFGSFKIADKFIDFSEAKLLPPCEPSKIVCVGLNYRDHAQEMKDRIPEEPVLFIKPSNAVIGPNDEIIYPQMSKRVDYEAELGVVIKDKIKDLEENQVKEHILGYTCFNDVTARDLQNKDGQWTRAKSFDTFAPIGPVIATDIDPNNLDIQLFLNGELKQNSNTSQLIFSVEKLVSFISKIMTLLPGDVIATGTPSGVGPMEVEDTVEVKIEKIGVLKNTIKK